A genomic stretch from Podospora pseudoanserina strain CBS 124.78 chromosome 3, whole genome shotgun sequence includes:
- a CDS encoding hypothetical protein (EggNog:ENOG503NYW3), whose amino-acid sequence MADFEANQLPQPTTPSPKIPKELSFENVVKNQTASPCSLPDFTLYLTHSSHSPEILHFFLWYWDYVQRWSQLLPRQKALSPAWDPEKATEGPRAARFITYSHKRARSLRMEKVLAVMDISSPHSDEQPEKEGDMSRSRSSSASSTVTTASAVSVVVSGQPRTPSSSISGILSPTESMRGCSWQPFTIQPNHPELSRIIKLFLSSPETLKCLSQHDREQCIRAVQHTTHPTALLPAFMSVESTLRNLLHPAFIRHSITNANTARLVFTGVICAILALLGLIVEMVLILSKQSSYLRVLGLLFFWPGLTGLFASIKGLDVYLHFQQKRQLRPWEQTSLPLFHSPSTDKNEKRGHERMDTTSTSTSSTAPFTPTGVDARDREQNTTWEEQYRQQSWKKKTFTTAVPVESKPLIVLQDRIIFLSILWAGISSSGLTVAVLFIPARNLF is encoded by the exons ATGGCGGACTTTGAAGCAAACCAgctcccccaaccaacaaccccttcccccaagaTCCCCAAAGAGCTCTCCTTCGAAAATGTAGTCAAGAACCAAACAGCCTCC CcctgctccctccccgacTTCACACTCTACCTaacccactcctcccactcccccgaAATCCtccacttcttcctctggTACTGGGACTACGTCCAACGCTGGTCCCaacttctccctcgccaaaaaGCCCTATCCCCAGCATGGGACCCAGAAAAAGCCACCGAAGGCCCAAGAGCAGCAAGGTTTATCACTTACAGCCACAAACGGGCcaggagcttgaggatggagaaggtgCTCGCAGTTATGGACATCAGTTCCCCTCATTCTGACGAGCAGCCCGAGAAGGAAGGTGATATGTCAAGAAGCCGGTCGAGTTCAGCTTCTTCTACTGTTACAACAGCGAGCGCTGTGTCGGTTGTTGTTTCGGGGCAACCGAGGACGCCGTCGTCTTCTATAAGTGGGATTTTGAGCCCGACCGAGTCGATGAGAGGGTGTAGTTGGCAGCCAT TCaccatccaacccaaccaccccgaACTCTCCCGCATAATAAagctcttcctctcctctcccgaGACGTTGAAATGTCTATCACAGCACGACAGAGAGCAGTGCATACGTGCGGTGCAGCATACAACCCACCCTACCGCCCTACTTCCAGCATTCATGTCAGTCGAGTCGACACTAAGAAACCTACTTCATCCAGCTTTCATCCGCCACTCGATTACCAACGCAAACACTGCTCGGCTTGTCTTCACGGGTGTAATCTGCGCCATCCTCGCGCTACTAGGGCTCATCgtcgagatggtgttgatccTCTCAAAGCAATCCTCCTACCTACGAGTCCTCGGGTTGCTATTCTTCTGGCCCGGGCTTACTGGGTTATTCGCCTCTATCAAAGGGCTGGATGTATACCTCCACTTTCAACAAAAACGCCAACTTCGCCCTTGGGAGCAAACCTCCCTTCCACTCTTCCACTCGCCCTCGACCGACAAGAAtgagaaaagggggcatGAGAGGATGGACacgaccagcaccagcaccagttCCACAGCCCCATTTACCCCGACAGGCGTCGACGCAAGAGACAGAGAGCAAAATACCACCTGGGAGGAGCAATACCGACAACAGAGCTGGAAGAAAAAGACCTTCACCACCGCAGTCCCGGTAGAAAGCAAACCTCTGATCGTCCTGCAAGACCGAATCATCTTCCTGTCGATACTCTGGGCCGGCATCTCGTCATCTGGTCTGACAGTGGCGGTGTTGTTCATCCCGGCAAGAAATCTCTTCTAA
- a CDS encoding hypothetical protein (EggNog:ENOG503NY3X; COG:G; CAZy:GH72) → MKLSWPAAIAALAVATTVEAIGPISSVGNKLFTPDGKQFFVKGIAYQLSPDDPLIDTEQCKRDVELMKELGPNTIRVYHVDADKNHDGCMKAFNDAGITALIDLDTFDTYIEPAKPAWTKRMHDRYAEVMDAFIKYDNVLGFFVGNEIISTEAHSQAAPFIKAAVRDMKAHRGAKNYREVPIGYSAADIAELRPMLQDYLTCGGNSSENVDFFALNSYEWCDPSTYETSGYENLQKQAKDFPVPIFFSETGCNVPGPRLFDDQLAIFGPKMRNDWSGAIVYEWIQEENRYGLIQYENPTKEEDVVNGVVRSGTPKPVQPDFDNLKEKWEQVGQPTGVVKDSYDAKHVSVRPCPEATQGGWLVKGNVKLPAVGETFTGTYESVPSATVAPTTAGGDEGTGTAANPASETQNPAAPTKVVFRGMVAGLVGVMLFFTVWF, encoded by the exons ATGAAGCTTTCTTGGCCTGCCGCGATTGCGGCGCTGGCCGTTGCCACAACCGTTGAAGCCATTGGCCCTATTTCTTCTGTCGGGAACAAGCTTTTTACTCCGGATGGGAAGCAGTTTTTTGTCAagg GCATTGCTTATCAGTTGTCGCCAG ACGACCCCCTGATTGACACTGAGCAGTGCAAGCGGGATGTTGAGCTTATGAAGGAGTTGGGTCCCAACACCATTAGGGTCTACCATGTTGACGCGGACAAGAACCACGACGGCTGCATGAAGGCTTTCAATGATGCTGGGATTACGGCTTTGATTGATTTGGATACGTTTGATACGTACATTGAGCCT GCCAAACCCGCCTGGACCAAACGGATGCACGACCGCTACGCCGAGGTCATGGACGCCTTCATCAAGTACGACAACGTCCTGGGCTTCTTCGTCGGCAACGAAATCATTTCCACCGAAGCCCACTCCCAGGCGGCCCCCTTCATCAAGGCGGCTGTTCGCGACATGAAAGCCCACCGTGGCGCCAAAAACTACCGCGAGGTCCCCATCGGGTACTCGGCGGCTGACATTGCCGAGCTTCGCCCAATGCTCCAAGACTATTTGACATGCGGCGGAAACTCGTCCGAGAATGTCGACTTCTTCGCGTTGAATAGCTACGAGTGGTGCGACCCTTCCACCTACGAGACTTCTGGCTACGAGAACTTGCAGAAGCAGGCCAAGGACTTCCCGGTGCCCATATTTTTTAGTGAGACAGGGTGCAACGTTCCCGGCCCGAGGCTGTTTGACGACCAGCTTGCCATTTTTGGGCCAAAGATGAGGAATGATTGGTCGGGCGCGATTGTTTATGAGTGGATTCAGGAGGAGAATAGGTATGGGTTGATTCAGTATGAGAATCcgaccaaggaggaggatgtggtgaaTGGTGTGGTGAGGAGTGGGACGCCGAAGCCGGTGCAGCCTGATTTTGACAATTTGAAGGAGAAGTGGGAGCAGGTTGGGCAGCcgacgggggtggtgaaggacaGTTATGATGCTAAGCATGTCTCGGTCAGGCCTTGCCCGGAGGCGACgcagggggggtggttggtgaaggggaaTGTCAAGTTGCCGGCGGTGGGTGAGACGTTTACGGGGACGTATGAGAGTGTGCCTAGTGCTACTGTTGCTCCTACGACTGctggaggggatgaggggacGGGCACAGCTGCCAATCCGGCCAGTGAGACGCAGAATCCCGCTGCGCCGACCAAGGTTGTGTTTagggggatggtggcggggttggtgggagtGATGTTGTTTTTTACGGTGTGGTTTTAG